A genome region from Brooklawnia propionicigenes includes the following:
- a CDS encoding SagB/ThcOx family dehydrogenase, producing the protein MLSLLGLEPQRSEQLIDALTELGALVTSPPGLRQLAHGLSATLGDLLMDDQTLADSEHATAYRTTQATRQPRGTTTVQLPDVELADWLARRRTIRSFNDEPVELAQLATLLSGLRHRPADDLPQGRRGWPSAGGLYAIDCYVHIKSNRVTGVPSGVYAVDPIDNRLVRHSDARSWDESLHFLTNRMIHQSSALSLILIADLAVIMPKYHDMGYPLALIDAGVLAATISLAACTCGLGSCCIGDLDFDRAHEMLGLRPTQQVVHSIEVGRIDERS; encoded by the coding sequence GTGCTCTCATTGCTTGGCCTTGAGCCTCAACGAAGCGAACAGCTCATCGATGCCCTTACCGAACTGGGTGCCCTGGTCACTTCTCCACCGGGCCTGAGGCAGCTGGCACATGGCCTGTCAGCTACCCTCGGCGATCTGCTCATGGACGACCAGACACTGGCGGACAGCGAGCATGCGACGGCCTACCGGACCACGCAGGCGACCAGACAACCTCGTGGCACGACAACGGTTCAACTACCGGATGTTGAACTCGCCGACTGGCTCGCCCGACGGCGGACGATTCGTTCCTTCAACGACGAGCCCGTCGAGCTTGCACAGTTGGCCACTCTGCTGTCCGGCCTAAGACATCGCCCTGCCGACGATCTCCCTCAGGGCAGACGCGGCTGGCCGAGCGCTGGCGGACTGTACGCCATCGACTGCTACGTGCACATCAAGTCGAATCGGGTCACCGGAGTGCCCTCCGGTGTCTATGCGGTCGATCCCATCGACAATCGACTGGTGCGCCACAGCGACGCTCGCTCGTGGGACGAGTCACTCCACTTCCTCACCAACCGAATGATCCACCAATCGTCCGCGTTGTCGCTCATCCTGATTGCCGACCTGGCAGTCATCATGCCGAAGTACCACGACATGGGATATCCGCTGGCGCTCATCGATGCCGGGGTTCTTGCCGCCACTATCAGCTTGGCAGCCTGCACCTGTGGACTCGGATCCTGCTGTATCGGAGACCTCGACTTCGATCGGGCCCACGAGATGCTCGGGCTTCGACCAACCCAGCAAGTTGTCCATTCAATCGAAGTCGGTCGAATCGACGAGAGGAGCTGA